The region TAGCCATAGGCAGCAAGCCCAATATCGTAGAAAGAGCTGTCATCAAAATTGGTCTCAACCTTCTTCTCCCCGCTTCTTCTATTGCTTCTCGCAATTTCATCCCCTCGCGATCTCGCAATTGATTGGTGGTATTTACTAATAATATGGCATTATTTACAAC is a window of Candidatus Cloacimonadota bacterium DNA encoding:
- a CDS encoding efflux RND transporter permease subunit, which encodes VVNNAILLVNTTNQLRDREGMKLREAIEEAGRRRLRPILMTALSTILGLLPMAIGLGEGSETQAPLARAVVGGLLSSTLITLIVIPVLFSAFEGGIFKKDWASK